The Pontibacter sp. SGAir0037 DNA segment GAGAACTTTGGAGTGGTGAGACTGACACAGAAAGGGCTTGATTTTATTCAACACCCACATTCGTTCCAGCTTTCGAAAGACCATGATTATGAACAGGAAGTGAAACAGGATGAGGAAAAAGAAGAAACCCAGGCTGCTGCCGGGCACGACGAAGTACTTTTCGACCTGCTGAAGAACCTGCGCAAAAAGCTGGCAAAGGAAAAAGGCTTGCCACCGTACGTGCTGTTCCAGGACCCTTCGCTGAAAGAGATGGCCACTGTTTACCCAACTACAAAAGAAGACCTGGCACACATTGCGGGTGTTGGTATGGGCAAGGTGCAGAAATTCGGTAAGCCATTCTTAGACCTGATCCAGAAGTATGTAGATGAGAACGACATTGTAACAGCTGCCGATGTGGTAGTGAAAACAACAGTTAACAAATCTAAAATAAAGATCTACATTATTCAGCAGATAGATAAGAAAGTAGACCTGGAAGAGATTGCGGCTTCTAAAGACCTGACGATGCAGGAACTGATTGAAGAAATTGAGCACATCTGCTACTCAGGAACGAAACTAAACCTGAACTACTACATCAATAATATTTTAGATGAGGAGCGCCAGGATGAGATTTACGACTACTTTATGCAGGCCAGCACCGATAATATTGCGGTAGCGCTTAAAGAGCTTGGCACCGATGACTATACAGAAGAAGACCTGCGCCTGATGCGTATCAAGTTCCTGTCAGAGTATGCCAACTAATACTAACTCATAAGCAAGAGGCTGGGTAATACACCAGCCTCTTTGTGTTTATACCCTTCGTAAACCATTTTTTGGCAGCAGGAGCCGTTATAAATTATTTAACTTAGTAGCCGGGAGCTATACAATCAACCAACAGAAGAATACCTAAACATGAACGTACTTATTATAGGATCTGGAGCCAGAGAGCATGCCATAGCCTGGAAGTTAAGCCAAAGCCAATACTGCGACAAAATATTTGTAGCACCTGGTAATGCAGGTACCTCTGAGTTTCACACGAATGCCAGTATTGACATTCATAACTTTGAGGAACTGGCTAAGTTTGCTACCGATTTCAACATTATGATGATGGTAGTGGGGCAGGAAAATGCTCTTGTAGAAGGTATTCACGATTACTTTAAGAGCTCTGAGTTTCTGAAGCATATCCTGGTAATCGGACCGACTAAGGCCGGAGCCATGTTAGAAGGTAGTAAGGATTTCTGTAAGGCTTTCTTTGCAAGGCATAACATCCCTACTGCCGCCTACAAGACCTTTACAGAAGATAATTTCCGTGATGCAGTGGAGTACCTGCGCACGCACAGTTACCCTGCGGTAATCAAAGCCGATGGTTTGGCAGCGGGTAAAGGAGTAATTATCGCTCAGGATTATGATGAAGCCATAGATGCGCTGGAAGATATGCTGCGTAACCACAAGTTTGGCAAAGCCAGCAGCAAAGTGGTGATCGAGGAGTTTTTGCAGGGGATAGAGGTATCTGTTTTTATTCTGACAGATGGAAAAGATTATGTACTTCTGCCGGAGGCAAAAGACTATAAGCGCATTGGTGAAGGTGATACAGGCCTGAATACAGGTGGGATGGGAGCAATTTCTCCTGTTCCGTTTGCTGATGACGTGTTTATGCAGAAGGTAAAAGAGCGGGTTATACTGCCAACTTTACAGGGCTTGCAGGCTGATAATATTCCTTACACAGGATTTTTGTTTATCGGGTTGATGAATGTGAATGGAGAGCCTTATGTGATAGAGTATAATGTGCGGCTTGGAGATCCCGAGACAGAAGCTATACTGCCTCGCATTAAATCTGACCTGGTAGAGCTGTTCTGTGCTTTGCACGACCATAAACTCGGGGAGTTTAAGCTGGAAGTTGACCCACGCACGGCAGCAACTGTGTTCCTGGTTTCTGGTGGTTACCCGGAAGGTTTCGAAAAAGGAAAAGAGATATCAGGAATAGAGCATGTGGATGCCGATACATTGGTATTTCATGCAGGTACAAGGTTTGAAAATGGCAAGTTGCTGAATAATGGTGGCCGTGTAATAGCTGTAACAGGTTTAGGCGACACAATGGAAGAAGCACTGGCAAAGGCAAATGCAGCGGCTGAAAGAATTACCTGGCAAGACCGTTATTTCAGGCAGGATATTGGCTTTGATCTGCGAAAGCTAAGCGTGTAGCCACACAAATAGGATCTGACCATCATAAACAGGAAAGGCCGGCAATATTGCCGGCCTTTCCTGTTTATGATGGATGCCTTTGCTTAGCAATACGCTTCAAAAGCTCCTTTCAGGTTGTCTACGATGCGGTTCAGTTCATTACCTTCTATGTGGTAACGCTCAATCATGTGCACCAATTCACCATCTTTAAACAAAGCGATTGATGGAGAAGAAGGAGGGTAAGGCAACATGTGCTCACGGGCTTTTGCTACTGCATCCTGCTCCATGCCAGCAAACACAGTTACCAATTTAGCTGGTTTCTTATCAGAAGAAGCTACAGCCATTTTAAGGGCAGGGCGGGCTTTTGCAGCTGCACAACCACAAACAGAGTTAACAGCAACCAATACTGTACCTTCTGTCGAAGATAAAGCCTGTTCTACCTCTTCTGCCGTCATTAACTGCTCAAATCCAGCTGAAGTTAAATCTTCACGGATTGGAGCTACCATATATTCAGGATACATTCCCATAATTATCTGCTTTTTAATTGAAGAATAATAATGCTACAAAAATAGTGAATTTTCTACAATTAGGTATACCCAAAGCTTGATAAAGGATTCACAGAGATATTAGCTGGAGAAAATTACTGATTAGACTAAAATAATAAGCTATGGCATTGTTTTATGATAATGTGCAATCCATAAAACCAGGCACAGGCTTTGAAAGTATAGTAGGGCAGGATCAGAAATTAGGCTTATCAAACGACCTGTTTATATCCATAGGCAAGTTTAATTGTTTGATTAGTGCGGCCTAAGCAGTTGACCGGGGTATTTAAACTATAAATATTTTATAAAGCTTTGGCAAAAAATATAAATCACCCGACAAAGAACCAGGCAAAGGTATGTTATTATTACATGCCATCCAGAAACCAGAAACCTGCTGAAGTGATATCGGTGTTAAACAGTGGTGGCTGGTGTATCCGGGTTCCTGTCAGAGAAGAAGATATTGAACTGTATGCTTTCTTTCATAGAGACATGACGGAGGCCGAGACAGCTAAGTTTGGGAAGAAGCAGACCTGGAGAATTTTTACCTCATGGGAAGAGATGTTAACAGATCACCAGCAAAATGCCGTAAATGAGGAGGTGCTAGCAGCTTTGAATGCTTTTAAAGCTAAGTTTACTCTGTCGGAAGAAGTAGCTGCATAACGGAAGCTAAAGAACCGGCGGATTTTAAAAGGCGAGGGTGAAACTAGTATATAGTTTCACCCTCGCCTTTTTTAGTTAAAAAGGAAGCTAATTACTACCTGTAAAATCGATATTATAGAACAAACTTACCTGTAACGTATGGTTATGCTCGAAAACGGTACCACTGGCTTTTTGCAGGATCTGGTTCAGGTAACCTAACTCCAGGGTGGCCGCATCATTAAACTTAAACCCAACTGCTGCATAGGCGCGGTTCTGATCAAATATGTTTCGTTGAATATTATTGCCGAAACCAATAAAAATTTCGTCATACACTGCCAGGAAAGGCTCTTTAGCATCGATCGTTGTACCTAAAAGGGGCAGCGTGGCTTTTAACATATAGCGGGCCCGGTTTAAGTAGGTATATGTATCGGCGGCGGCAGAGCCTATCCAGCGTTGCTCCAAGCGGTAGCGATGCTGGAGGCCCACACGTTCTATATTGCCTTTTACCTGCAGCTGCTCATAAATGCGGTGTTCCGGAAATTTACCTGCGGCCGGAAAATCTCCATAAGGATGCGTTTCGATAAAGCCATAGCCCAATGTGAACATAGCTGTATTCGTTAGATTATAATTAACTCCGGTTCTGAGAAGAAACTGCTGCGGATCACTTACTATGTTGTGCCTGCGGAGCTGGGCTTCAGTATGGATTCCCCATTTATCTGTAAGTTTATGATCTCCGAAGTACATGTACCAGCCATTCTGGTTGAAGTCCTTTATACGATCAGTTTGTGCCTGAGCCCTATAGCTAAAAAGAGCGGGAGCTAGCAGCAGGCAAAGCTGCAGCATTCTACGAAGTGTTTTCATAGAACAAAAATGGACTATTAAAGCCTAAACTTCAACAGAAGGTGGTTTTAATTTGAATCTTTAGTTATCGGCACCCTCTCTACTAAATTAACCGAACGGCCGATAGCCGATTTCCTTTAAAAGCATTGGCTTGTACCCGGATAACAGGCACTCAGCAAAGGGGGCATGTATTGCACGTAGAGAGAAAAACGTAATGCTTACGATGTTTACAAAAAATAAATATCTGATTATTAATATTTTTGTTGTTCAGTTTAAAAATAATATTAATATTTGAGATAAGATTTGAGTAGCTATCAGCGACTAGCTTTGCTGCAGGATCTTTTAAGCATCCGTTTTATTAAATAGGAAAATGCTAATCCCTTTCTCCGCACAACCACTCTTCTTCTAGACAAACTTAATACCTGGCGAGGCTGTAGCACTGCTGGTGATTATGTAACCTTTTTAGTTTGATATCGTCAAGAGACTATATATGGAAGTTTCAGATATAATTCAAAGCCTCAATTGGTTTAATGTAACAGTGGCAGCTGTTGCAACCTACCTGATTGGCAATATTTGGTATTCTTTTTTCGGGAAAGATTGGGTGGCTTCTGTGAATCATATTAAAGTGGATTTGAGGGGGCGCAGTATGCCACGGGTTGTTGGTGTTTCTTACCTGTCTTTTTTTATGTCGCTTAACCTGGCTTTGTTTATTGGAAGAGGGGGCATGTTGTTTGGCTTACTGGCAGGATTGATGGGAGGAATTGGCTGGCTGGTTTCGGCTATCTGTACTATTTCTCTTTTGGAAAAGCAGCCTTGGAAGTACCTCTTGAAGAGAGGCATTTATATTGTGCTGATATTTGCAGTAATGGGGTTGCTTTTTGCCATTTAGCAATCGCTCAAGCACTGTAGAACAAAAGCAAAAAGCTCAGGTACCTCCTGAGCTTTTTGCTTTTTAAAGAGCGGCTATAGGTACACACTACTTCTATACTCGGCTGGTAATTGGAAAGTACAGCTATCAGATAAACGCTATTTCGCTAATCTAAAGGTTAGGATAAATAGCATTCGACCCTGAAATTGTAAGAAAATCTTCCAGATGTTACAGACGAAGAAGCGCCAAGATTGACAAAACTTCTGGAATACAGGTATGCAACAGACAAAAAGCTGCTTAATGATGCATTGAAGTAGTAACAAAGTAGGAGGCAAGACCAGCTCTGCGTGCGCCAAGTTTAAATAAGTGGGGGTGATATCAGGAGCAGGGGGTTTTTAACCTTAACT contains these protein-coding regions:
- the purD gene encoding phosphoribosylamine--glycine ligase; this encodes MNVLIIGSGAREHAIAWKLSQSQYCDKIFVAPGNAGTSEFHTNASIDIHNFEELAKFATDFNIMMMVVGQENALVEGIHDYFKSSEFLKHILVIGPTKAGAMLEGSKDFCKAFFARHNIPTAAYKTFTEDNFRDAVEYLRTHSYPAVIKADGLAAGKGVIIAQDYDEAIDALEDMLRNHKFGKASSKVVIEEFLQGIEVSVFILTDGKDYVLLPEAKDYKRIGEGDTGLNTGGMGAISPVPFADDVFMQKVKERVILPTLQGLQADNIPYTGFLFIGLMNVNGEPYVIEYNVRLGDPETEAILPRIKSDLVELFCALHDHKLGEFKLEVDPRTAATVFLVSGGYPEGFEKGKEISGIEHVDADTLVFHAGTRFENGKLLNNGGRVIAVTGLGDTMEEALAKANAAAERITWQDRYFRQDIGFDLRKLSV
- a CDS encoding BrxA/BrxB family bacilliredoxin gives rise to the protein MYPEYMVAPIREDLTSAGFEQLMTAEEVEQALSSTEGTVLVAVNSVCGCAAAKARPALKMAVASSDKKPAKLVTVFAGMEQDAVAKAREHMLPYPPSSPSIALFKDGELVHMIERYHIEGNELNRIVDNLKGAFEAYC
- a CDS encoding DUF2490 domain-containing protein, whose amino-acid sequence is MKTLRRMLQLCLLLAPALFSYRAQAQTDRIKDFNQNGWYMYFGDHKLTDKWGIHTEAQLRRHNIVSDPQQFLLRTGVNYNLTNTAMFTLGYGFIETHPYGDFPAAGKFPEHRIYEQLQVKGNIERVGLQHRYRLEQRWIGSAAADTYTYLNRARYMLKATLPLLGTTIDAKEPFLAVYDEIFIGFGNNIQRNIFDQNRAYAAVGFKFNDAATLELGYLNQILQKASGTVFEHNHTLQVSLFYNIDFTGSN
- a CDS encoding DUF1761 domain-containing protein; this encodes MEVSDIIQSLNWFNVTVAAVATYLIGNIWYSFFGKDWVASVNHIKVDLRGRSMPRVVGVSYLSFFMSLNLALFIGRGGMLFGLLAGLMGGIGWLVSAICTISLLEKQPWKYLLKRGIYIVLIFAVMGLLFAI